A window of the Deltaproteobacteria bacterium genome harbors these coding sequences:
- the queD gene encoding 6-carboxytetrahydropterin synthase QueD gives MYELTVKSRFAAAHQLRNYKGKCENLHGHNWKIEITLQTDRLDEVGLGIDFGEIRSMLNEILEELDHCCLNDLPAFREENPSSELIARWIFNEAARRMEKDHILVSRVTAWESDDACATYFAGDITTPPRS, from the coding sequence GTGTATGAACTGACGGTGAAAAGCCGTTTTGCAGCGGCCCATCAATTACGGAATTACAAGGGAAAATGTGAAAATCTCCATGGGCACAACTGGAAGATCGAGATTACCCTGCAAACGGACCGGCTGGATGAGGTCGGGTTGGGGATCGATTTCGGGGAGATTCGTTCGATGCTCAATGAGATTCTGGAGGAACTCGATCATTGTTGCCTGAATGATCTCCCGGCCTTCCGTGAGGAAAATCCCTCATCCGAGTTGATCGCCCGCTGGATCTTCAACGAGGCCGCACGGCGTATGGAAAAGGATCACATCCTTGTGTCCCGGGTCACGGCCTGGGAGTCGGACGATGCCTGCGCCACCTACTTCGCCGGTGATATCACAACTCCTCCCCGTTCGTGA
- the queC gene encoding 7-cyano-7-deazaguanine synthase QueC, which yields MLLLSGGLDSVVNCAIAMREAPVLLALTFDYGQHALQREIDAAKAVCDHYSIRHRVIPLPWLKEITCSDLVRDGARPPELRKEDLDDPVKTKDSARAVWVPNRNGIMIEIAAAFAEVMGAGRIIVGFNREEASTFPDNSETYLAAVNRSLAYSAGAPMEVVSYTVGMDKKEIVRAGLQHQVPLGKIWSCYRGEEKMCGSCESCGRLKRAISGTEAEKILRGFLPG from the coding sequence ATTCTTCTCCTTTCCGGCGGACTCGATTCGGTGGTAAACTGTGCCATCGCGATGCGGGAAGCGCCGGTTCTGCTTGCATTGACCTTTGATTACGGCCAGCATGCACTGCAACGGGAGATCGACGCGGCAAAGGCGGTATGCGACCATTATTCCATACGGCACCGGGTGATTCCGCTTCCCTGGCTCAAGGAGATTACCTGCTCGGACCTCGTGCGTGACGGGGCCCGGCCGCCCGAGTTGCGAAAAGAGGATCTTGACGATCCGGTGAAGACGAAGGATTCGGCCCGGGCCGTCTGGGTGCCGAACCGGAACGGGATCATGATCGAGATCGCCGCCGCCTTTGCCGAGGTGATGGGGGCCGGGCGGATCATTGTCGGGTTCAACCGGGAGGAGGCTTCGACTTTCCCCGATAACTCGGAGACCTATCTTGCAGCCGTCAACCGGTCCCTTGCATATTCCGCGGGCGCACCGATGGAGGTGGTCAGCTACACCGTTGGTATGGATAAAAAGGAGATTGTCCGCGCCGGGCTGCAACATCAGGTCCCCCTGGGAAAGATCTGGAGCTGCTACCGGGGGGAAGAGAAGATGTGCGGTTCCTGCGAGTCCTGCGGGAGGTTAAAAAGGGCCATTTCCGGGACGGAGGCGGAGAAGATTCTGAGAGGTTTTTTGCCAGGATGA
- a CDS encoding DUF3108 domain-containing protein, whose amino-acid sequence MKFFRVLLIGAIFVTFSASGTPAIRRGGLPGSAVSVPFKKGEELHYVIRWGFIPAGKGTLTISKKAGKDGIYHIITTVRSNAFVDTFYKVRNRIESFFDLKNDSSLRYRKVQREGRHHRDVDLIFDHEKNEATLIKNGEVQKTIQVPHRIQDPLSAIYDLRMVKDLETEPVLNVTDGKKNYRVRVLNLGRERIKTPLGYFNTIKVEPVVEDMELIFDKKKKGKLLIWLTDDGKKVPVKMKSELTFGSIQVLLTKANVRLDVK is encoded by the coding sequence GTGAAATTTTTTCGGGTTCTACTGATCGGGGCGATCTTTGTTACGTTCTCTGCTTCCGGTACTCCGGCGATCCGGAGAGGGGGTTTGCCCGGTTCCGCCGTTTCCGTGCCTTTCAAGAAGGGGGAGGAATTGCATTATGTGATCCGCTGGGGGTTCATCCCGGCCGGGAAGGGGACCCTGACGATCTCAAAAAAAGCGGGAAAAGACGGGATTTATCACATCATCACCACGGTTCGGAGTAATGCCTTTGTGGATACCTTCTATAAAGTTCGGAACAGGATTGAGTCTTTTTTCGATCTGAAAAACGATTCCTCCCTGCGGTACCGGAAGGTACAACGGGAGGGGCGGCACCATCGGGATGTCGATCTGATTTTCGACCATGAAAAAAATGAAGCGACGTTGATCAAAAACGGCGAGGTGCAAAAAACGATCCAGGTGCCGCATAGGATTCAAGATCCGCTTTCTGCGATCTACGATCTCCGGATGGTCAAAGACCTGGAGACGGAACCGGTGCTGAATGTGACGGACGGCAAGAAGAACTATCGTGTCCGGGTTCTTAACCTCGGGCGGGAACGAATCAAAACCCCACTCGGCTATTTTAATACGATCAAAGTGGAGCCGGTTGTGGAAGATATGGAGCTGATCTTCGACAAGAAGAAAAAAGGAAAGCTACTGATTTGGCTGACTGATGATGGGAAGAAGGTTCCCGTGAAGATGAAGAGTGAGCTGACCTTCGGCTCGATTCAGGTCCTTCTCACGAAAGCGAACGTCCGTCTCGATGTGAAGTGA
- the hisH gene encoding imidazole glycerol phosphate synthase subunit HisH — MITIVDYGMGNLRSVEKGFEKAGFSARVVRDAEAIRNASSLVLPGVGAFRDCMANLEKRQLTKAIVQHIQAGKPYLGICLGLHILFTESEEFGTHRGLDLIPGKVRRFRFDVSNESDGEKLKIPHMGWNTIHKNLSPPILHDVAEEDFLYFVHSYYVVPDDPSVIATTTRYGIDFTSMIWKENIFAVQFHPEKSQTTGLSILQRFGELAERSYT; from the coding sequence ATGATTACAATCGTCGATTACGGTATGGGGAACCTGCGAAGTGTGGAAAAAGGGTTCGAAAAGGCAGGATTCTCCGCCCGCGTAGTCCGGGATGCGGAAGCCATCCGGAATGCCTCGTCCCTCGTCCTTCCCGGCGTGGGGGCCTTCCGGGACTGCATGGCAAACCTGGAGAAGAGGCAACTCACGAAAGCCATCGTGCAACATATCCAGGCGGGAAAACCCTATCTCGGAATCTGCCTCGGCCTTCATATCCTGTTTACGGAGAGTGAAGAATTCGGTACCCACCGGGGGCTCGACTTAATCCCGGGGAAGGTGCGGCGATTCCGGTTCGATGTTTCAAACGAGTCCGACGGAGAAAAGCTGAAGATTCCCCACATGGGGTGGAATACCATCCACAAAAACCTCTCACCACCGATTCTGCACGATGTCGCCGAAGAGGACTTCCTCTATTTCGTTCATTCCTACTATGTCGTCCCCGATGATCCTTCCGTCATTGCCACAACAACCCGTTACGGCATCGACTTCACCTCCATGATCTGGAAAGAAAATATTTTTGCCGTACAGTTCCATCCGGAAAAGAGCCAGACGACCGGGCTTTCCATCCTGCAGCGGTTCGGCGAACTTGCGGAAAGATCGTATACGTAA
- a CDS encoding response regulator — translation MAVKKILVVEDNATNRKLFTTILQIEHYEVFEAEDAVRGLELARQYRPDLILMDIQLPGMDGLTATRKLKEDLGLKDIPVLALTAFAMAGDHQKAIDAGCNGYISKPIKVESFLEQIVPFLQ, via the coding sequence ATGGCTGTCAAAAAGATTCTCGTGGTCGAGGACAACGCGACGAACCGCAAACTTTTTACGACCATTCTTCAGATTGAGCACTATGAGGTCTTTGAGGCGGAAGATGCCGTCCGGGGGCTGGAACTGGCACGGCAATATCGCCCGGACCTGATTCTGATGGATATTCAGCTTCCCGGGATGGACGGACTCACGGCCACCCGGAAGCTCAAAGAGGACCTTGGCCTGAAAGATATTCCCGTACTGGCTTTGACGGCCTTTGCCATGGCCGGAGATCATCAAAAGGCGATCGATGCCGGTTGTAACGGCTATATCAGTAAACCGATCAAGGTGGAGAGCTTTCTGGAACAGATTGTCCCCTTCCTTCAGTGA
- a CDS encoding response regulator — MNPLMEIPGDRYKIEELETLVKKYQRTEEKLRRNHEAQTVINSLLNLSLEEIPFHDLLQRCLGLLLSIPWLSFESRGAIFLVEENPEVLVLKVSSGMEGPAREFCGEVPFGQCLCGKAALTAEILHIAAEDACHQRHLEGLLPHGHYCVPIQDADRVLGMINLFVDAEHQRDPEEETFLTTIARTLAGIVVRRRTEEALRKSERKLRNITSNLGEGIFVLDPFGRLVFVNPETERLLGSSEEELLFHDIDELVFVGGGNDEDVKEVSPFRQVLLSGVKCSSEDALFQCKNGSLLSVAYVSTPFMEGGKVTGSITAFRDISERKRLEKELLKSQKDESLGVLAGGVAHDFNNLLTAIWGNINLAKIYVDPEDEIVCERLTSAEEALCRARDLAQQLLIFARGSRPLRKLVPLARFVYGAVSFALSGSNVRPSFHFDEDLKSFEIDEGLMNQVIHNLVVNAQDAMPEGGEIGVYCENSEVHVSDNLPLQDGEYVKISIRDQGTGIDREDLPRIFEPFFTTKPEGNGLGLAASDAIVRKHDGCITVDSVAGAGATFTICLPASSRAVVYPGGESEVPFRGRGKVLVMDDEEMIRAVAGQMLTRVGYAVEFAANGEEAVECFEEARISGFPFNAVILDLTIPGGMGGIKTVERLREIDPEVIAIVSSGYSDDPVLADYEKYGFQGALPKPYKIFELSEVLHGVIPAE; from the coding sequence GTGAATCCGTTGATGGAAATTCCGGGTGATCGTTATAAAATCGAAGAGCTGGAGACCCTGGTTAAAAAATATCAGCGGACAGAGGAGAAACTGCGTCGGAATCATGAAGCACAGACAGTGATTAATTCCCTTCTCAATCTTTCTCTGGAAGAAATCCCTTTTCATGATCTTCTGCAACGCTGTCTCGGTCTGCTCCTCTCCATTCCCTGGCTCTCCTTCGAATCCCGCGGGGCCATATTCCTGGTGGAAGAAAATCCGGAAGTCCTCGTCCTGAAGGTGTCCAGCGGGATGGAAGGTCCGGCCCGGGAGTTTTGCGGTGAAGTCCCCTTCGGTCAGTGTCTTTGCGGGAAAGCGGCGCTGACGGCGGAGATCCTGCACATTGCCGCCGAGGATGCCTGCCATCAGCGCCATCTTGAAGGTTTGCTCCCCCACGGGCATTACTGCGTCCCCATCCAGGATGCCGACCGCGTATTGGGGATGATCAATCTCTTTGTCGATGCTGAACATCAGCGGGACCCGGAGGAAGAAACGTTTCTGACCACCATTGCCCGGACTCTGGCCGGCATCGTGGTTCGTCGCAGGACGGAGGAAGCGCTGCGAAAGAGTGAACGGAAGCTGCGGAACATTACCTCGAATCTGGGCGAAGGAATCTTTGTTCTTGACCCCTTTGGTCGTCTGGTTTTTGTGAATCCCGAGACGGAGCGCCTTCTCGGATCGTCTGAAGAAGAGCTGCTCTTTCATGATATTGATGAGCTGGTTTTTGTCGGTGGGGGGAATGACGAGGATGTGAAGGAGGTTTCTCCTTTTCGTCAGGTCCTGCTGTCCGGCGTGAAATGCTCCTCCGAGGATGCCCTTTTCCAGTGCAAGAACGGCTCGTTGCTGTCCGTGGCCTATGTGTCGACCCCTTTTATGGAGGGGGGGAAGGTGACCGGGTCGATCACGGCCTTTCGGGACATTTCAGAGAGGAAACGGCTGGAAAAAGAGCTGCTGAAATCTCAGAAGGATGAATCCCTGGGGGTTCTGGCCGGGGGGGTGGCTCATGATTTCAATAACCTTCTGACTGCGATCTGGGGGAACATCAATCTTGCCAAGATTTATGTCGATCCCGAAGATGAGATCGTCTGTGAACGATTGACCAGTGCCGAAGAGGCCCTTTGCCGGGCCAGGGATCTGGCACAGCAGCTCCTGATCTTTGCCCGGGGAAGTCGTCCGCTCCGGAAACTGGTTCCTTTGGCACGCTTTGTTTACGGTGCGGTCTCCTTTGCCCTGAGCGGGTCCAATGTGCGGCCGTCCTTCCACTTCGACGAAGATCTGAAGTCTTTCGAGATCGACGAAGGTCTGATGAATCAGGTGATTCACAACCTTGTGGTGAACGCACAGGATGCCATGCCGGAAGGAGGGGAGATCGGGGTTTATTGTGAAAACAGTGAGGTCCATGTCAGTGATAACCTTCCCCTGCAGGATGGGGAGTATGTGAAGATTTCCATTCGGGATCAGGGGACAGGGATTGATCGGGAGGATCTTCCCCGGATCTTTGAACCCTTCTTTACCACGAAACCGGAAGGGAACGGTCTCGGTTTGGCTGCGTCCGATGCCATTGTCCGGAAGCATGACGGTTGCATCACCGTTGACTCCGTTGCCGGTGCGGGAGCCACCTTTACTATCTGTCTTCCGGCCTCTTCCCGTGCTGTGGTGTATCCGGGAGGCGAGAGCGAGGTGCCTTTCCGGGGGCGGGGGAAAGTCCTGGTCATGGACGATGAGGAGATGATCCGGGCCGTGGCGGGTCAGATGCTGACCCGGGTCGGTTATGCGGTGGAGTTTGCCGCCAACGGTGAAGAGGCCGTTGAATGCTTCGAAGAGGCCCGTATCTCGGGGTTCCCCTTCAATGCGGTGATCCTTGATCTGACCATCCCCGGTGGGATGGGCGGGATCAAGACGGTAGAGCGGCTCCGGGAGATTGATCCCGAGGTGATTGCTATCGTTTCCAGCGGGTATTCCGACGATCCCGTTCTTGCCGATTATGAAAAATATGGATTTCAGGGTGCCCTGCCGAAACCGTACAAGATCTTTGAGTTGAGCGAAGTGTTGCACGGGGTCATTCCAGCGGAATGA
- the yidC gene encoding membrane protein insertase YidC yields the protein MSNRTILLLVIIAAAAWFLYEPVMDRYFTDTSLRVSEPLSPFSGDQPSSHLETKRLDVTLASYGGRILSVRLKKFVGSDGKPVELISGLLKSRGGIRIEIPGEEGLDDGLYHFSRDGHGVVFFRQAPSGLEVRKSYSPLGNSALAFRLQLVNRSGKRISLPGGYRIIPFYGIGLDGENGRKYLKVVWKEEGGDEVYREKAAKVKEPVRTEKAVAWMGLQNRYFAQVIVPLNRKLPASLLPLGDRQVYAVLQAPSVILDPGRSVETTFLFYFGPLSEKNLKGYYPGLEAIVDYGTFDFLGRAVVVLLHWIHGYTANYGVCLILLAFVLRVLLFPVTQYNLRSLREMPRILDSIYSIEEEEKDPDRAAELTRPLRKKQIRAMAGSFLPLAIQIPLFLALYEALNRSIDLRRAGFIFWVKDLSVRDPYFLLPLLMGLAMILQQRLTSANPGEDHTWLYMPLGFALLFSFFPAGLVLFWLVDSLFSVVQLAWISTSKRVMR from the coding sequence ATGTCGAACCGAACGATTCTCCTTCTGGTGATCATTGCAGCAGCGGCATGGTTTCTGTACGAACCGGTCATGGACCGGTATTTTACTGATACCTCACTACGGGTTTCCGAACCCCTTTCCCCCTTTTCCGGTGATCAGCCCTCATCGCACCTTGAGACGAAGCGACTCGATGTCACTCTGGCCTCTTACGGGGGAAGAATTCTTTCCGTACGTCTGAAGAAATTTGTCGGCAGTGATGGAAAGCCGGTGGAATTGATCTCCGGCCTTCTGAAGAGCCGGGGGGGGATCCGGATAGAGATCCCCGGGGAAGAGGGGCTTGACGATGGTCTCTACCATTTTTCCCGGGATGGACATGGGGTCGTTTTTTTTCGGCAAGCTCCTTCCGGTCTGGAGGTGCGAAAATCCTATTCCCCCCTTGGGAATTCGGCACTGGCCTTCCGTTTGCAATTAGTCAATCGGTCCGGGAAACGTATTTCTCTTCCCGGGGGCTACCGGATTATCCCTTTCTACGGGATTGGACTGGACGGAGAGAATGGGAGGAAGTATCTCAAGGTCGTCTGGAAAGAGGAAGGGGGGGATGAGGTCTACCGTGAAAAGGCTGCGAAGGTTAAAGAGCCGGTCCGGACGGAGAAAGCGGTTGCCTGGATGGGGTTGCAGAATCGTTATTTTGCCCAGGTCATTGTTCCCCTCAACCGGAAGTTGCCGGCATCTCTGCTCCCTTTAGGGGATCGGCAGGTTTATGCCGTTTTGCAGGCACCCTCCGTGATTCTGGACCCGGGCCGGTCCGTGGAGACGACCTTTCTTTTCTATTTCGGTCCCCTGTCGGAAAAGAACTTAAAGGGGTATTATCCGGGTCTGGAGGCGATCGTTGATTACGGGACCTTTGATTTTCTCGGCCGGGCGGTGGTCGTGCTCCTGCACTGGATCCATGGTTATACCGCCAATTACGGGGTCTGCCTGATCCTCCTAGCTTTTGTGCTCCGGGTTCTTCTCTTTCCCGTGACGCAGTATAACCTCCGTTCTCTCCGGGAAATGCCGAGGATCCTTGACTCAATCTACAGTATCGAGGAGGAGGAGAAAGATCCGGACCGTGCGGCGGAGTTAACCCGTCCTCTGCGGAAGAAGCAGATCCGGGCCATGGCCGGAAGCTTCCTTCCCCTCGCGATTCAGATTCCCCTTTTTCTGGCCCTCTACGAGGCGCTGAACCGGTCGATTGATCTTCGGAGGGCGGGGTTCATCTTTTGGGTGAAAGACCTCTCCGTCCGGGACCCTTATTTTTTGCTGCCCCTCCTGATGGGGCTTGCCATGATTCTTCAGCAGCGCCTCACGTCGGCCAATCCGGGAGAAGATCACACCTGGCTCTATATGCCCCTTGGTTTTGCTCTCCTTTTTTCTTTTTTTCCGGCCGGGTTGGTTCTCTTCTGGCTGGTCGATTCCCTTTTCTCCGTGGTCCAGCTTGCCTGGATTTCTACCAGCAAACGTGTCATGAGGTGA
- a CDS encoding DUF3365 domain-containing protein, whose product MKLRTRERARKYLVGISLFFLSVTIVSLVIDLRSIRTQYEKLALVESRAIFQTIVAMRNWNFKHDGVYVLVSKTLKPNPYLKDPRRDLVTTEGLKLTKVNAAYMTRLLSDQMRRNNNVHIHITSLKLLNPGNRADLWERDALARFESGSRDEHEIVRTGKGPIFRYMAPLMVERSCLACHGDQGYRVGDVRGGISVTFSYTPFGRAMRGAFRRITLVHVLFLFLGLGIIFLLGRKIIRRIEELQDTMDRIKKLEGLLPICSGCKKIRLAESEEMDRKSWVPIEEYIGQRTDAEFSHGLCPDCLKKLYPDYRPEGEAGGPVRSE is encoded by the coding sequence TTGAAACTTCGAACCCGGGAACGTGCCCGGAAATACCTGGTGGGCATCAGTCTCTTCTTCCTTTCCGTAACGATTGTCTCCCTCGTCATTGATCTGCGGAGTATCCGTACGCAGTATGAAAAACTTGCTCTGGTGGAAAGCCGTGCAATTTTTCAGACGATTGTCGCCATGCGAAACTGGAATTTTAAGCATGACGGGGTTTATGTACTCGTCTCGAAGACCCTGAAACCGAATCCCTATTTGAAAGATCCCCGCCGGGATTTAGTCACTACGGAGGGTTTGAAGCTGACGAAAGTGAATGCCGCCTATATGACAAGGCTTCTCTCCGATCAAATGCGGCGAAACAACAATGTCCATATTCACATCACCAGTTTGAAACTTCTGAACCCGGGGAATCGGGCCGACCTGTGGGAACGGGATGCCCTGGCACGGTTTGAGTCCGGGAGCCGGGATGAGCATGAGATCGTCCGCACGGGGAAGGGGCCGATCTTCCGTTATATGGCGCCGCTGATGGTTGAGCGGAGCTGCCTAGCCTGCCATGGGGACCAGGGGTACCGGGTGGGCGATGTGCGCGGAGGAATCAGTGTCACTTTTTCCTATACCCCGTTCGGTCGGGCGATGAGGGGGGCCTTCCGGAGAATTACGCTGGTCCATGTTCTTTTTCTCTTTCTGGGATTGGGAATCATCTTCCTGCTCGGCCGGAAGATCATCCGCCGGATCGAAGAGTTGCAGGACACAATGGACCGGATTAAGAAGCTGGAAGGTTTGCTTCCCATCTGTTCCGGGTGCAAGAAGATCCGCTTGGCGGAGTCCGAGGAGATGGACCGGAAGTCTTGGGTTCCCATTGAAGAATATATCGGGCAACGGACGGATGCCGAGTTTTCCCACGGTCTCTGTCCGGACTGTCTGAAAAAACTCTATCCCGACTACCGTCCGGAAGGGGAGGCGGGAGGGCCTGTCCGGAGCGAATAA
- a CDS encoding HAMP domain-containing protein, whose product MTVKLRLTLLKKLNLLTIFLIVVTISVMAAFVIHDEIKDHIEESLDHGRVIASLLAEKVALGLSGKNREVLDRVLDHFIYDSSIAYVYILDRSERVISYKTRGGDAVLFSKIRYRPVPSAPDLRYGEFIRSDDGKKYLDLFIPVVRSRDKVTGSARGNTPEMRKVDTIGFIHLGFSEERSRLQIRSFLTSTILVTLLLMVLGSLLTLLLTRRMTRPIQDLIAGARRIGEGDLDQDLRIDSHDEIAALAREFNRMVNRLRHSRDRINEYQNNLERLVETRTCDLQKATTRAREMAHEAQAANRAKSSFLANMSHELRTPLNAIIGFAELLEGRYFGELNEKQAEHLHQILESGRHLLSLVEDILNLSMIEVGQVSFSPSRVNMRRLLEESLMLIREKAIRHNIRLVARIDEVPEWMMSDERKVKQIVFNLLSNAAKFTPEGGEIRIEAERIETAGLSERVPPLFREEVRMVLDPGHRSYLLVSVSDTGIGIDRAAWKGIFLPFAQQDETVIKRFGGTGLGLSVCRELIHLHSGAIWVESEPGKGSVFTFVLPLLQKGNGVTMTASS is encoded by the coding sequence ATGACGGTAAAACTCAGACTCACGCTACTGAAAAAATTAAATCTCCTGACGATCTTTCTGATTGTGGTGACGATCTCGGTAATGGCGGCCTTTGTGATTCATGATGAAATCAAGGATCATATCGAGGAATCCCTTGATCATGGCCGTGTCATCGCGAGTCTTCTTGCGGAGAAGGTTGCCCTCGGGTTATCCGGGAAAAACCGGGAGGTATTGGATCGGGTTTTGGATCACTTTATTTACGACTCCTCGATTGCCTATGTCTATATTCTGGACCGGTCGGAACGGGTGATCAGTTACAAAACCCGGGGAGGCGATGCCGTTCTCTTCTCGAAGATACGGTACCGCCCCGTGCCGTCCGCTCCCGATTTGCGTTACGGAGAATTCATCCGTTCCGACGACGGGAAGAAATATCTCGATCTTTTTATCCCTGTGGTTCGCAGCCGGGATAAAGTGACTGGTTCGGCCCGTGGAAATACACCGGAGATGCGGAAGGTCGACACGATTGGGTTCATCCACCTCGGTTTTTCCGAGGAGCGATCCCGCCTTCAGATCCGGTCCTTCCTGACCTCCACGATTCTCGTTACCCTTTTATTGATGGTTTTGGGGTCTCTCCTGACTTTGCTGCTGACCCGGCGGATGACGCGTCCTATTCAGGACCTGATTGCCGGGGCCCGGAGGATCGGAGAAGGGGATCTGGATCAGGACCTCCGTATCGATTCCCATGACGAGATCGCAGCTCTTGCCCGGGAGTTCAACCGGATGGTGAACCGGCTGAGACACTCCCGGGACCGGATCAATGAGTATCAGAACAACCTGGAAAGGCTTGTGGAGACGCGGACCTGCGACTTGCAGAAGGCAACAACCCGGGCTCGGGAGATGGCCCATGAGGCCCAGGCGGCAAACCGTGCCAAGAGCTCCTTTCTTGCGAACATGAGCCATGAACTGCGTACTCCTCTGAACGCGATCATCGGTTTTGCCGAACTTCTTGAGGGGAGATACTTCGGTGAATTGAACGAAAAGCAGGCGGAACATCTTCACCAAATCCTGGAAAGCGGCCGGCATCTCCTCTCTCTCGTAGAGGACATTCTGAATCTTTCCATGATTGAGGTCGGGCAGGTTTCCTTCTCGCCGTCCAGAGTGAATATGCGCCGGCTTCTGGAAGAGAGCCTTATGCTGATACGGGAGAAGGCAATCCGTCACAACATCCGCCTGGTCGCCCGTATTGATGAAGTTCCGGAATGGATGATGTCCGATGAACGGAAGGTGAAGCAGATCGTTTTTAACCTTCTTTCCAATGCCGCAAAGTTTACTCCTGAAGGAGGGGAGATCCGGATTGAGGCCGAACGGATTGAAACTGCGGGACTTTCCGAAAGGGTTCCGCCTCTTTTCCGGGAAGAAGTGCGGATGGTGCTTGATCCCGGCCACCGTTCCTATTTGCTGGTTTCCGTTTCCGATACCGGTATCGGTATTGACCGGGCGGCATGGAAGGGGATCTTCCTTCCCTTCGCCCAGCAAGACGAGACCGTTATTAAACGTTTCGGCGGTACGGGCCTGGGGCTTTCCGTCTGCCGTGAGTTGATCCATCTTCATTCCGGGGCAATCTGGGTGGAGAGCGAGCCGGGAAAAGGGAGTGTCTTTACCTTTGTTCTGCCGTTGCTTCAAAAAGGAAACGGTGTTACGATGACGGCGTCGTCCTGA